A genomic window from Sulfurimonas sp. includes:
- the miaB gene encoding tRNA (N6-isopentenyl adenosine(37)-C2)-methylthiotransferase MiaB has protein sequence MSKKVFIETLGCAMNERDTEHMLAELNEKENYSQTSDFKEADLILINTCSVREKPVSKLFSELGVFNKKKKEDAKIGVCGCTASHLGKDIIKRAPYVDFVLGARNVSKITEVLHKPKSVEVDINYDESEFAFKDFRTSPYKAYINISIGCDKKCTFCIVPKTRGDEISIPLKLIVDEAKRVVDSGAKEIFLLGQNVNNYGRRFTGEHEKVNFTKLLQELSKIEGLKRIRFTSPHPFHMDDEFIEEFAKNPKICKSMHMPLQSGSTKILKEMKRGYTKEWFLNRVEKLRSMVPDVSISTDIIVAFPGESDEDFADTIDVMEKVRFDQIFSFKYSPRPETEAEHFTNTVDPDVASQRLTFLQDLHTKILDEKMAANLGKVYEVYFEDLNADGYVSGRSDNNLVIKAKGSEDLLGEFKKVKITAIGRSILSGEIIN, from the coding sequence TTGAGTAAAAAAGTATTTATTGAAACTTTGGGTTGCGCTATGAATGAGCGCGATACAGAGCATATGTTGGCTGAGTTAAATGAAAAGGAAAATTATTCACAAACAAGTGATTTTAAAGAAGCCGACTTAATTTTAATTAACACATGTTCAGTTAGAGAAAAACCTGTTTCAAAGCTTTTTTCTGAGCTTGGGGTATTTAATAAAAAGAAAAAAGAAGATGCAAAAATAGGTGTTTGTGGTTGTACGGCATCTCATTTAGGCAAAGATATAATAAAACGTGCACCTTATGTAGATTTTGTTTTAGGTGCGAGAAACGTTAGTAAGATTACAGAAGTACTTCATAAACCAAAATCAGTTGAAGTTGACATCAACTATGATGAGAGTGAATTTGCTTTTAAAGATTTTCGTACATCACCATATAAAGCATATATAAATATCTCAATAGGTTGTGACAAAAAATGTACATTTTGTATAGTCCCAAAAACACGTGGGGATGAGATAAGTATACCTTTAAAACTTATAGTTGATGAAGCAAAACGCGTAGTTGATAGCGGAGCTAAAGAGATCTTCTTACTGGGGCAAAATGTAAATAATTATGGTCGCCGCTTTACGGGTGAACATGAAAAAGTAAACTTTACAAAACTACTGCAAGAACTTAGTAAAATAGAAGGTTTAAAGCGTATCCGTTTTACATCTCCGCACCCTTTTCATATGGATGATGAGTTTATTGAAGAATTTGCCAAAAACCCTAAAATATGTAAATCTATGCATATGCCGCTTCAAAGTGGAAGTACGAAAATATTAAAAGAGATGAAGCGCGGTTACACAAAAGAGTGGTTTTTAAACCGTGTTGAAAAACTCCGTTCAATGGTTCCTGATGTTAGTATATCTACGGATATTATAGTGGCATTTCCAGGTGAGAGTGATGAAGATTTTGCAGATACTATAGATGTTATGGAAAAAGTTCGTTTTGACCAGATATTTTCTTTTAAATATTCACCGCGTCCAGAAACTGAAGCTGAGCATTTTACAAATACGGTAGATCCTGATGTAGCTTCACAAAGACTTACATTTTTACAAGACCTGCATACAAAGATCTTAGATGAGAAAATGGCTGCTAATCTTGGAAAAGTTTATGAAGTTTACTTTGAAGATCTAAATGCAGACGGATATGTAAGCGGAAGAAGCGATAACAACTTAGTTATTAAAGCTAAAGGAAGTGAAGACCTTTTAGGGGAATTTAAAAAGGTTAAAATAACTGCAATCGGTAGGAGTATTTTAAGCGGTGAAATTATTAACTAA
- a CDS encoding triose-phosphate isomerase, with protein sequence MIIASNLKTNLTREKTISYLMDVENFLDKNNSDQEIYVFPAQSSLNPHHGKVVQGAQNAYATQNGAFTGEIGLEQLEEFDVKTILIGHSERRHILGESQEKLVEKFNFYKSHGFKIVYCVGEPLEVREQGEDVMMKYLELQYEGIDTSYDKLIIAYEPVWAIGTGLTPTLEDISKIHLKLKEKSSAPLLYGGSVKVETARDILACDGVDGVLVGSGALKVENFCQMIKFAEELNNN encoded by the coding sequence ATGATAATCGCATCTAACCTTAAAACTAATCTTACTCGTGAAAAAACTATATCTTACCTGATGGATGTAGAAAATTTTTTAGATAAGAATAACTCAGACCAAGAAATATATGTTTTTCCTGCACAGAGTTCACTAAATCCACATCATGGAAAAGTAGTTCAAGGTGCACAAAATGCTTATGCTACACAAAACGGAGCTTTTACAGGAGAGATAGGTTTAGAGCAACTAGAAGAGTTTGATGTAAAAACTATTTTAATCGGTCATTCTGAAAGACGCCATATACTAGGTGAGTCTCAAGAAAAGTTGGTTGAGAAATTTAACTTTTATAAATCACATGGATTTAAAATTGTATATTGTGTAGGTGAGCCTTTAGAAGTAAGAGAACAGGGTGAAGATGTAATGATGAAGTATCTTGAACTTCAGTATGAAGGGATTGATACATCTTACGATAAGCTGATAATAGCTTATGAACCTGTTTGGGCTATTGGAACAGGGCTTACACCGACTTTAGAAGATATATCAAAAATACATTTAAAGCTAAAAGAAAAATCATCTGCACCTCTTTTATATGGTGGAAGTGTAAAAGTTGAAACGGCTCGTGATATTCTTGCCTGTGATGGTGTTGATGGTGTACTTGTAGGAAGTGGTGCACTAAAAGTTGAAAATTTTTGTCAAATGATAAAGTTCGCTGAAGAACTAAATAACAATTAA
- the rimO gene encoding 30S ribosomal protein S12 methylthiotransferase RimO, translating into MSNKLHVVSLGCNKNLVDTEVMMGRLKSFSLTDDATEADVIIVNTCGFIDAAKEESVNTILSLHDQRKDDSILVVAGCLSERYREELAEEMPEVDIFTGVGDYERIDELLAKKESRFSDEVYLIDGAERVVTGSTYHAYIKLSEGCNQVCSFCAIPSFKGKLNSRSLDSVAKEVKSLVKQGYYDFSFISQDSSSYLRDKNIKDGLSLLVQRIELIEGVKSARILYLYPSTTTIKLLENIGKSKIFHNYFDMPIQHINDDMLRIMKRGFGKEKTLELLEYMKSLPNSFIRTSFIVGHPGESEEMFEEMKEFARDFGFDRINIFEYSDEETTSAYDMKEKIDEDTIHERAELLEEVQAEVLQKSLESEIGKEVEIVIDGESEEHEFLLSAKELIWAPEIDGEIYVNDRTDDEAEIEYGKVYTAKITSIVGDILTATVDNKE; encoded by the coding sequence ATGTCAAACAAACTCCACGTAGTCTCTTTAGGCTGTAATAAAAATCTAGTTGATACTGAAGTAATGATGGGAAGACTAAAAAGCTTCTCTTTGACTGATGATGCAACAGAGGCAGATGTAATAATCGTAAATACATGCGGTTTTATAGATGCGGCAAAAGAGGAATCTGTAAACACTATTTTAAGTCTTCATGATCAAAGAAAAGATGACAGCATACTAGTAGTTGCAGGATGTTTAAGTGAACGTTACCGTGAAGAGTTGGCAGAAGAGATGCCGGAAGTTGATATATTTACAGGTGTTGGTGATTATGAAAGAATTGATGAATTACTAGCTAAAAAAGAAAGCAGATTTTCTGATGAAGTTTATTTGATTGATGGGGCTGAACGTGTGGTTACAGGCTCTACGTATCATGCATATATCAAACTCTCTGAAGGGTGTAATCAAGTTTGTTCATTTTGTGCAATTCCTTCATTTAAAGGTAAACTAAATTCGCGTTCACTTGATTCTGTTGCCAAAGAGGTTAAGAGTTTAGTTAAACAAGGATATTATGATTTTTCATTTATCTCACAAGACAGTTCTTCATATTTAAGAGATAAAAATATAAAAGACGGACTTTCACTTCTGGTCCAAAGAATAGAGCTTATCGAGGGTGTGAAAAGTGCAAGAATTCTTTACCTTTACCCATCGACTACTACTATAAAACTGCTTGAAAACATTGGTAAATCAAAAATTTTCCATAACTATTTCGATATGCCGATCCAGCATATAAACGATGATATGCTGCGCATTATGAAACGTGGTTTTGGTAAAGAAAAAACTCTTGAACTGCTAGAGTACATGAAATCACTTCCTAACTCTTTTATCCGTACTAGTTTCATAGTAGGACATCCAGGTGAGAGCGAAGAGATGTTTGAAGAGATGAAAGAGTTTGCCAGAGACTTTGGGTTTGATCGTATAAATATTTTTGAATACTCTGATGAAGAGACAACTTCAGCCTATGATATGAAAGAGAAGATCGATGAAGATACTATACATGAGCGTGCAGAATTACTAGAAGAGGTTCAGGCAGAAGTTCTGCAAAAATCACTTGAGTCCGAAATCGGCAAAGAGGTGGAGATCGTAATAGATGGAGAGAGTGAGGAACATGAGTTCTTACTAAGTGCAAAAGAGCTTATCTGGGCACCTGAGATTGACGGTGAGATCTATGTAAACGATAGAACTGACGATGAAGCAGAGATCGAATACGGAAAAGTTTACACTGCTAAGATTACATCTATTGTCGGTGATATCCTAACTGCAACGGTCGATAACAAAGAATAG
- a CDS encoding tyrosine-type recombinase/integrase: MKKLMDKKRIEFCEYLENIRSYSELSVKTYDDAIKEAFKYIEIIEDANEIIFNLMPYRIKISELNPKTISKKLSAIRSFTEYLNEKGMKIVLKSDSSVKVAKTLPKPVSHKHIVEALSLANEQEALVVSLLYTLGLRISELESLKLDDISRGWVRVLGKGSKQRDIPLLKKTGDMIESYKQNNNPKVFLFEKNDEPLSQNSLRYIINKVFKRINLKVTPHQLRHSYATELLNNNAPIADVSELLGHSSMSTTQIYTKLGTALKKQNYNNAHPLCGLNDGVK, encoded by the coding sequence TTGAAAAAATTAATGGATAAAAAACGCATAGAGTTTTGTGAATATTTAGAAAATATAAGATCCTACTCCGAACTTAGCGTTAAAACTTATGATGATGCCATAAAAGAAGCGTTTAAATATATTGAGATTATAGAAGATGCGAATGAAATCATTTTTAATCTTATGCCCTATAGAATTAAAATTTCAGAATTAAATCCTAAAACAATTTCAAAAAAACTATCTGCTATTCGATCATTTACAGAGTATTTAAATGAAAAAGGAATGAAAATTGTTTTAAAGTCTGACAGTAGTGTAAAAGTCGCAAAAACTTTACCAAAACCTGTGTCTCATAAACATATTGTTGAAGCGCTATCACTTGCAAATGAACAGGAGGCTTTGGTGGTTTCACTTCTTTACACATTAGGTCTTCGTATCTCAGAGCTAGAGAGTTTAAAGCTTGATGATATTAGCAGAGGATGGGTAAGAGTTCTGGGTAAGGGTTCAAAGCAAAGAGATATACCTCTTTTAAAAAAAACTGGGGATATGATAGAGAGTTATAAGCAAAACAATAACCCAAAAGTGTTTCTTTTTGAAAAAAATGATGAACCTTTAAGCCAAAACTCACTAAGATATATAATCAATAAAGTTTTTAAAAGGATAAATTTGAAGGTAACTCCTCATCAGTTGAGACATTCATATGCAACAGAACTGTTAAATAATAATGCACCGATAGCTGATGTTAGTGAACTTTTAGGACATTCTTCAATGTCTACAACACAAATTTATACAAAACTTGGAACTGCACTTAAAAAACAAAACTACAATAATGCCCACCCGCTTTGTGGATTAAACGATGGAGTTAAATAG
- the tilS gene encoding tRNA lysidine(34) synthetase TilS: MLKNNTLDFLSSSKNLLAFSAGVDSTALFFLLKESKIKFDIAIVDYGLREQSKEELSYAKELSEKHNLKCFVKTSEKIDSNFEANARAIRYDFFENIIKEHGYDNLLTAHHLGDRFEWFMMQFCKGAGCVELSGMKTVDKKDNYSIIRPLLHLDKSELLKYLKTKQIKYYEDQSNFDKSYTRNRFRHEFTNPLISEYLDGIKKSFEYIDSDVDALIEQIEVNVKDDFACFVSSKNKRSDIYTIDKYLKSIGYMMSANERELLKTSESLVVGRKYIISIYKEYIFIAPYINEEISMNKEFKDKMRKLNIDPKLRLYFYTHSDIFESLELA, encoded by the coding sequence ATGCTAAAAAATAACACTTTAGACTTTTTAAGCTCTAGTAAAAATCTTTTAGCATTTTCTGCAGGTGTGGACTCAACTGCACTGTTTTTTCTTCTAAAAGAATCAAAAATTAAATTTGACATAGCTATTGTAGACTACGGTTTAAGAGAGCAAAGCAAAGAGGAACTGTCTTATGCAAAAGAGCTTTCAGAGAAGCATAATTTAAAGTGCTTTGTAAAAACTAGTGAAAAAATAGATTCAAACTTTGAAGCAAATGCAAGAGCAATTCGATACGACTTTTTTGAAAATATTATAAAAGAACATGGCTACGATAACCTTTTAACGGCTCATCATTTAGGCGATAGGTTTGAATGGTTTATGATGCAGTTTTGCAAAGGTGCAGGATGCGTGGAACTATCCGGAATGAAAACTGTTGATAAAAAAGATAACTACTCAATTATAAGACCTCTACTGCATCTTGATAAAAGCGAACTGTTAAAGTATTTAAAAACAAAACAAATAAAATACTATGAAGATCAAAGCAACTTTGATAAGTCATACACTAGAAACAGATTCAGACACGAGTTTACAAACCCTCTAATCTCTGAGTATTTAGACGGGATAAAAAAGAGCTTTGAGTATATTGATAGTGATGTAGACGCACTTATAGAACAAATCGAAGTAAATGTAAAAGATGACTTTGCTTGTTTTGTAAGTTCTAAGAATAAAAGATCAGATATATATACGATCGATAAATACCTAAAATCTATAGGTTATATGATGAGTGCAAATGAAAGGGAACTTTTAAAAACAAGTGAGAGTTTGGTAGTCGGTAGAAAATACATTATCTCAATTTACAAAGAGTATATCTTTATAGCTCCGTATATCAATGAAGAAATTAGCATGAATAAAGAGTTTAAAGATAAAATGCGTAAGCTAAATATAGACCCTAAACTAAGACTTTATTTTTATACTCACTCAGATATATTTGAATCTTTGGAGTTAGCGTAA
- a CDS encoding HP0268 family nuclease: MDLKFARTELDAKPKKADVKKIEESVEKHGSVIFYFDRENSHKDLLELQDYFEEKGKSFYMNEVKFGLSDNEYMYQVHIID, from the coding sequence ATGGATTTAAAATTTGCAAGAACAGAATTAGATGCAAAACCTAAAAAAGCTGATGTTAAGAAGATAGAAGAAAGTGTTGAAAAACACGGAAGTGTAATATTTTATTTTGACAGAGAGAACTCACATAAAGATCTTTTAGAACTTCAAGATTATTTTGAAGAAAAAGGTAAAAGCTTTTATATGAATGAAGTTAAATTCGGTCTTTCTGACAACGAGTACATGTACCAAGTTCATATCATAGACTAA
- a CDS encoding ABC transporter permease, translating to MSNLLKKISYIFFMLVLISIISFLAIHAAPNSFLSAGELNPNMTKEAIANLKAVYGLDKPLFEQYIDWVKNIFTLKFGISFVSGQEVSDEILKRLPITLIMNFTALIAVFIISLYLGIKAALNYEKKTDYIVRQISLVSFSMPSFYLALLFIIFFSLQLDWFPIAGLHSIEAKEGISYYTDMVWHLVLPVGVMIFVGLGSMVIYIRSLTLEILKSDYYYFALSRGLNSKELLRYYIFPNLLPPIITLLGLSLPGLIGGSVILESIFGIEGMGQLFFMSALSRDYPIIMGILIITAFLTLLGNMVADLILLKLNPYIKRG from the coding sequence ATGTCAAATTTACTAAAAAAAATTTCTTACATATTTTTTATGCTTGTTTTAATATCTATAATATCTTTTTTAGCAATTCATGCTGCTCCAAACAGCTTTTTAAGTGCAGGTGAGTTAAATCCAAATATGACAAAAGAAGCGATAGCTAATTTAAAAGCTGTATATGGATTAGATAAGCCTTTATTTGAACAATATATAGATTGGGTAAAAAATATATTTACTCTAAAATTTGGGATCAGTTTTGTAAGTGGTCAAGAGGTAAGTGATGAGATTTTAAAGCGTTTGCCAATAACGCTTATTATGAACTTTACTGCATTAATTGCAGTTTTTATAATATCTTTATATCTTGGAATAAAAGCAGCACTAAATTATGAGAAAAAAACTGATTATATCGTTCGTCAAATCTCTTTAGTATCTTTTTCCATGCCAAGTTTCTATTTGGCACTATTATTTATAATCTTTTTCTCTCTACAACTTGATTGGTTTCCAATAGCAGGGCTACACTCAATAGAGGCAAAAGAGGGTATATCTTATTATACAGATATGGTATGGCATTTGGTATTGCCTGTTGGTGTTATGATATTTGTTGGACTTGGAAGTATGGTAATATATATAAGATCACTTACTTTAGAGATATTAAAAAGTGATTATTACTATTTTGCACTCTCACGTGGACTGAATTCAAAAGAACTTTTGCGTTACTACATATTTCCAAATTTACTGCCACCGATAATTACACTTTTGGGTTTATCACTTCCTGGTCTAATAGGCGGTAGTGTTATTTTAGAGTCTATTTTCGGAATTGAGGGAATGGGGCAGTTGTTTTTTATGTCTGCACTCTCACGTGATTATCCAATTATTATGGGGATACTTATTATAACTGCATTTCTAACGTTATTAGGAAATATGGTAGCGGACCTAATACTTCTAAAACTAAACCCTTATATCAAGCGTGGTTAA
- the fabI gene encoding enoyl-ACP reductase FabI, whose protein sequence is MIMKGKKGLIVGLANNKSIAYGIAQACAAQGAEMAFTFLNDALKKRVEPIAEEFGSSYVYELDVSNEDHMAGIADKIKADMGEIDFVVHSVAFAPKEALSEPFMKTTKTAFNIAMEISVYSLIDLTNRLESVLSKDASILTLSYLGGPQYVANYNVMGVAKAALESTVRYMAVELGAKGQRVNAISAGPIKTLAAAGIGDFKQILSWNEINAPLKKNVTIEEVGNSAMYLLSDLASGVTGEIHYVDSGYNVMGMAAVEKNSEGKTVLSWDEK, encoded by the coding sequence ATGATAATGAAGGGTAAAAAAGGTTTAATAGTAGGTCTTGCAAATAATAAGTCAATTGCATATGGTATAGCACAGGCTTGTGCAGCTCAGGGTGCTGAAATGGCATTTACATTTTTAAATGATGCTCTTAAAAAAAGAGTGGAGCCAATAGCAGAAGAGTTTGGAAGTTCATATGTATATGAGTTAGATGTATCAAATGAAGATCATATGGCTGGTATTGCAGATAAGATTAAAGCTGATATGGGTGAGATCGATTTTGTTGTTCATTCAGTTGCATTTGCTCCAAAAGAAGCTCTAAGCGAGCCTTTTATGAAAACTACTAAAACAGCTTTTAATATTGCTATGGAGATCTCTGTTTATTCACTAATTGATCTTACAAACCGTTTAGAGAGCGTTTTAAGTAAAGATGCTTCTATATTAACATTATCATATCTTGGTGGTCCTCAGTATGTTGCTAACTATAATGTAATGGGTGTTGCAAAAGCAGCTCTTGAATCAACTGTTAGATATATGGCAGTTGAGCTTGGTGCTAAAGGTCAAAGAGTAAATGCTATCTCAGCTGGTCCTATTAAAACTTTAGCAGCAGCTGGAATAGGTGATTTTAAACAGATTCTTTCTTGGAATGAGATAAATGCTCCATTAAAGAAAAATGTAACTATCGAAGAGGTAGGAAACTCTGCAATGTATCTATTAAGCGACTTAGCTAGTGGTGTAACTGGTGAGATTCACTATGTAGATAGCGGATACAATGTTATGGGTATGGCTGCAGTTGAGAAAAATTCTGAAGGAAAAACTGTCCTTTCATGGGATGAAAAATAA
- the nusA gene encoding transcription termination factor NusA, with protein MEKILDIVDAIAHEKGLTPEKVKEALKTAFIQTAKRVIDPNFAYEATINDATKTIDLVQIITVVADDDERLNDEEIAPTLMAISEARDYDDQVELDDQLQVPHDLEEYGRTGASQLHREIEYHVQRAVEDDVYNKYKSKVGTLVTGRVTSVDAQNSTFIDVDEIRAVLPMKSRIKGESFEVGDHLKAVVRRVNMDKYDGISIELSRTSPKFLEELLTLEVPEIKDGAVIIEKSARIPGQRAKVALISTHPQVDAVGSTVGVKGVRINSVSAELQGENIDCIEYTSIPELFLSRVMSPAIISSVEIVKDEEGKAVKAIVSLPADQKSKAIGKSGINIRLASMLTGMEIELNEIDGATTPTEGAESTEPEEKKDGVDALEALFN; from the coding sequence ATGGAAAAAATATTAGATATCGTAGACGCTATTGCACATGAAAAAGGTTTAACTCCAGAAAAAGTAAAAGAGGCACTAAAAACAGCATTTATTCAAACTGCCAAACGTGTAATCGATCCAAACTTTGCTTACGAAGCTACAATCAACGATGCAACAAAAACAATAGATTTAGTACAAATTATTACCGTAGTTGCCGATGATGATGAAAGACTAAATGATGAGGAGATTGCTCCAACACTTATGGCTATAAGTGAAGCAAGAGACTATGACGATCAGGTTGAACTTGACGATCAATTACAAGTTCCACATGACTTAGAAGAGTACGGTCGTACAGGTGCATCTCAACTTCACCGCGAAATAGAATATCATGTACAGCGTGCTGTAGAAGATGATGTATATAACAAATATAAATCTAAAGTAGGGACACTTGTAACAGGACGTGTAACAAGTGTAGATGCTCAAAACTCTACTTTTATAGATGTTGATGAGATCCGTGCAGTACTACCTATGAAAAGCCGTATTAAGGGTGAAAGCTTTGAGGTTGGGGATCACTTAAAAGCAGTAGTTCGCCGTGTAAATATGGACAAATATGACGGTATATCAATTGAGCTTTCACGTACATCTCCTAAATTTTTAGAAGAGCTTTTAACACTTGAAGTACCTGAGATCAAAGACGGTGCTGTTATTATTGAAAAATCAGCTCGTATACCTGGTCAACGTGCAAAAGTAGCACTAATATCAACTCATCCACAAGTTGATGCAGTTGGGTCTACTGTTGGTGTTAAAGGTGTTCGTATTAACTCAGTAAGTGCTGAACTTCAAGGTGAGAACATTGACTGTATAGAATACACATCTATTCCTGAGCTGTTTTTAAGCCGTGTTATGAGTCCTGCAATTATCTCAAGTGTAGAGATCGTAAAAGATGAAGAAGGAAAAGCTGTAAAAGCAATCGTTTCACTTCCTGCTGATCAAAAATCAAAAGCTATCGGTAAAAGCGGAATCAATATCCGTTTAGCATCTATGCTGACAGGTATGGAGATAGAACTTAACGAAATCGATGGAGCTACTACACCAACTGAAGGAGCTGAGAGTACAGAACCTGAAGAGAAAAAAGACGGTGTTGATGCACTAGAGGCTCTGTTTAACTAA
- a CDS encoding lysophospholipid acyltransferase family protein, whose product MKLLTKAQKRKLALFTIPFIGSLIIRLLYFTNKKKFHAPDTLGDDNFIMACWHGELLLIPYAYLRYKKIPNVKLFISEHFDGELIAKTLGFFGFGTIRGSTTRGGAKALIQAIKDVKGGSDIGITPDGPKGPRHEVQDGIIAIAQKTKKKIVLVEIKPTKYWQLNSWDKFVIPKPFGVVDYYISEPINIDGLEFEEARNLIKEGLLKHEH is encoded by the coding sequence GTGAAATTATTAACTAAAGCGCAAAAAAGAAAATTAGCACTTTTTACAATCCCTTTTATTGGTTCACTAATAATCAGACTTCTATATTTTACAAATAAAAAAAAGTTTCATGCTCCAGATACTCTTGGAGATGATAACTTTATTATGGCATGTTGGCACGGTGAATTATTACTTATACCATACGCGTATCTGCGATACAAAAAAATCCCGAATGTAAAACTTTTTATATCTGAACATTTTGACGGTGAGCTTATAGCTAAAACACTTGGTTTTTTTGGTTTTGGCACAATTAGGGGCTCAACTACGCGTGGTGGAGCAAAAGCTCTTATCCAAGCTATTAAAGATGTAAAAGGTGGCTCCGATATAGGGATAACTCCAGATGGTCCTAAGGGGCCTCGTCATGAAGTTCAAGATGGTATAATAGCTATAGCACAAAAAACAAAGAAAAAAATTGTCCTTGTAGAGATTAAACCGACTAAATATTGGCAACTGAACTCTTGGGACAAATTTGTTATACCTAAACCGTTTGGTGTGGTTGATTATTATATATCTGAACCGATAAATATAGATGGTTTAGAATTTGAAGAAGCAAGAAATTTAATCAAAGAGGGATTGCTGAAACATGAACATTAA
- the pgk gene encoding phosphoglycerate kinase: MELLNIKDLDLENKKVFIRCDFNVPMDEHSNISDDRRIRSAIATINYCLDQKCAVILASHLGRPKGEVVEKFSLAPVARRLNHLLKRDVVIAKDVVGEDAIAKAKALKSGEVLLLENLRYEPGETNNDEELSKKLASMAEYYVNDAFGVSHRAHSSVEGITKFFDNKHKAAGFLLSKEIQFFGKIIENPVRPFAAIVGGSKVSGKLEALVNLLPKVDKIFIGGGMAFTFLKQLGYDIGASLVEDDLLGEAQKIMDEAKKLGVKFYLPVDVIAAEKFEADSVIKIVTAQEIPHEWMGLDIGPATVRLYREGLNDVQTVLWNGPMGVYEMDRFARGSSKIANFVADSYATTVVGGGDTADLVQRVGLGEEMTFISTGGGASLELLEGKVLPGVAQLIKE; encoded by the coding sequence TTGGAATTACTAAATATAAAAGATTTAGATTTAGAAAATAAAAAAGTATTTATACGTTGTGATTTTAACGTACCTATGGATGAACACTCAAATATCTCTGATGACAGACGTATCCGTTCAGCTATAGCTACAATTAACTATTGTTTAGATCAAAAATGTGCAGTTATTTTAGCTTCTCACTTAGGTCGTCCAAAAGGTGAAGTTGTTGAAAAGTTTTCATTGGCACCTGTCGCTCGCAGACTTAACCATCTTTTAAAAAGAGATGTTGTTATAGCTAAAGATGTAGTTGGTGAAGATGCAATTGCTAAAGCTAAGGCTCTAAAGAGCGGTGAAGTTTTACTTTTAGAGAATTTGCGTTATGAGCCAGGTGAAACAAACAACGATGAAGAACTGTCTAAAAAACTTGCATCTATGGCTGAGTACTATGTAAATGATGCATTTGGTGTATCACACCGTGCCCACTCATCTGTTGAAGGGATAACTAAGTTTTTCGACAATAAGCATAAAGCTGCAGGATTCTTACTATCTAAAGAGATTCAATTCTTTGGAAAAATCATTGAAAACCCTGTTCGTCCATTTGCTGCTATTGTAGGAGGAAGTAAAGTTTCAGGGAAACTTGAAGCACTTGTAAATTTACTACCAAAAGTTGATAAAATATTTATCGGTGGCGGTATGGCCTTTACTTTCTTAAAACAGTTAGGTTACGACATTGGTGCTTCGCTTGTTGAAGATGATCTTCTAGGAGAAGCTCAAAAAATTATGGATGAAGCTAAGAAACTTGGTGTTAAGTTTTATCTTCCTGTAGATGTTATTGCAGCTGAGAAGTTTGAAGCTGATTCAGTTATTAAAATAGTTACAGCTCAGGAGATTCCTCATGAGTGGATGGGACTTGATATAGGTCCTGCAACTGTTAGACTTTATCGCGAAGGTCTTAACGATGTACAAACTGTACTATGGAATGGTCCAATGGGTGTTTATGAGATGGATAGATTTGCTCGAGGGTCTAGCAAAATTGCTAACTTTGTAGCAGATAGCTATGCTACTACTGTTGTAGGTGGTGGTGATACTGCTGATTTAGTACAAAGAGTTGGTCTTGGTGAAGAGATGACTTTTATCTCTACAGGCGGTGGAGCATCTCTTGAATTATTAGAGGGTAAAGTACTTCCTGGTGTAGCTCAGCTTATAAAGGAATAA